GCCGGGTCGCCACCGTCGACTGGGACGTCCACCATGGCAACGGCACGCAGTCGATCTTCTACGACGATCCGAGCGTGCTGACGATGTCGCTGCACCAGGACAACCTCTTTCCGGCAGCCTCGGGCGCCGTCGAGGAGAACGGCGCGGGCGCCGGCGAAGGCTACAACATCAACGTGCCGCTGCCGCCCGGCTCCGGTCCCGGCGCCTATGTCGAAGCCTTCGAGAAGGTCGTGCTGCCCGCGCTCCACCGCTACCGGCCGGACCTCATCGTGGTTCCGTCCGGCTTCGACGGCTCGGGCGTAGACCCGATGGGCCGCATGATGGTCAATTCCTCGGGCTACCGGGCGCTGACCAAGATGCTGCTCGGCGCGGCGAAGGAGCTGACCGGGGGCAGGATCGTGATGACGCACGAAGGCGGCTACTCGGAGATGTACGTGCCCTATTGCGGCCTTGCGGTTATCGAGGAGATGTGCGGGCACTACACCGCCATACCCGATCCGTGGGACCGGCTGATGCAGCAATGGGGCGGCATGGACGTCCAGCCGCACCAGACCGCGGTCATCGACCGCGCCGCGAGACTCGTCCAGAACATTCGCCAGCCATAACGACAAGGGGAACAGCAATGGATCGTGACCAGAAACTGCAAAAGCCGAACGTCATCGCCGGAACCCGGCGCAATTTCCTGATCAAGGGCGGTCTCACCAGCGCCGCCGCGCTCACCGGCATGCCGGCGATGCTTCTGTCGATGAACGGCGAGGCCCGCGCCCAGGGCGAGCCGATCCCCGTCGGCCAGTGCGGCCCGACGACCGATTTCGCCGCACCCGACGGCATCGAGTTCAAGAACGGGCTGACGCTCGCCTGCGAGGAGATCAACGCCCTCGGCGGCATCCTCGGCCGTCCGCTCGAACCCTCCTTCGAGGATACCGCCCAGATGGGCGACGCCACCAACGTCCAGGCGGCGCAGCGCCTCGTCGACCGCTACGGCGTTCACGCGATCATCAACGGATACAACATCGGCTCGGGCGCCGCGATCCAGGAGGTCGCCGCCGATGCCGGCATCGTCTACGTCCACTACGACACCACGATCGGCCACAACGATCTCGTCAAATCCAATCCCGACCGCTACTGGGGCTCCTTCCAGGGCGATCCGGCCGAGTACTGGTACGGCCCCGGCTTCCTGAAGTTCCTGCAGGATCTCGAGGCGAACAAGGACTGGACGCGGCCGAACAACAAGATGGCGGTCATCCTGTCCGCCGGCGTCTACGCCTCCAACATCGCCAACGCGGTCAAGGAGCAGGCCGCGACCTATGGCTGGGAGATCAGCCTGTTCGAGACGGTGAGCGTGCCGGCCTCGGAATGGGGGCCGACGCTGGCCAAGATCCGCCAGGACCCGCCGGCGGTGATCTGCATCACCCACTTCCTGCCCGCCGACCTCGGCCAGTTCTGCGTCCAGTTCGCGCCGAACCCGACGCCGAGCCTGATCTACATGCAGTACGGCCCGTCGATCCCCGCCTTCCGCGACATCGCGAAAGAAGCCGCCAACGGCATCATCTACGCCACCCTCGTCGGCGCCCTGCAGGACGAGATCGGCACCGCCTTCGAGCAGCGCTACAAGGCGCGCTTCGGCGAGAATGCCGGGCACAATTCCGGCGCGCAGCCCTATGACGGCGCCTATGTCTGGGCGACCGCGGCGGCGCTAGCGGGCGGGACCGCGGAGCCCGGCGAGTTCGACCAGAACCGCAAGGTCGCGGCCCGGATGAGCGCGATGATCTGGCGCGGCGTCACCGGCACCACCCGCTTCAAGCCGCTGGAGAACGCCGCCTACACCTACCCGACCGAGACCAACGACTCCTCGCTCGGAATGCCGCACCAGTTCCTGCAGATCCAGGACTACACCAAAGGTCCGGGCCTGATCGCGCCCGCGCCCTACGGCACCACGAAGTTCATGATGCCGCCCTG
The nucleotide sequence above comes from Aquibium microcysteis. Encoded proteins:
- a CDS encoding ABC transporter substrate-binding protein — protein: MDRDQKLQKPNVIAGTRRNFLIKGGLTSAAALTGMPAMLLSMNGEARAQGEPIPVGQCGPTTDFAAPDGIEFKNGLTLACEEINALGGILGRPLEPSFEDTAQMGDATNVQAAQRLVDRYGVHAIINGYNIGSGAAIQEVAADAGIVYVHYDTTIGHNDLVKSNPDRYWGSFQGDPAEYWYGPGFLKFLQDLEANKDWTRPNNKMAVILSAGVYASNIANAVKEQAATYGWEISLFETVSVPASEWGPTLAKIRQDPPAVICITHFLPADLGQFCVQFAPNPTPSLIYMQYGPSIPAFRDIAKEAANGIIYATLVGALQDEIGTAFEQRYKARFGENAGHNSGAQPYDGAYVWATAAALAGGTAEPGEFDQNRKVAARMSAMIWRGVTGTTRFKPLENAAYTYPTETNDSSLGMPHQFLQIQDYTKGPGLIAPAPYGTTKFMMPPWIKA
- a CDS encoding class II histone deacetylase: MTTGFVFHELYLWHNTWNWNQVFPPGLTIQPGTHAENPETKRRLRNLMEVSGILDHLVPIKPRPATVDELLRVHTPGHVARIREISDRGYGDASTLTPMGAGSYEIALLAAGGAIEAVAAVMAGKVDNAYALVRPPGHHATADVGMGFCLFSNAAVAIRHAQQALGVGRVATVDWDVHHGNGTQSIFYDDPSVLTMSLHQDNLFPAASGAVEENGAGAGEGYNINVPLPPGSGPGAYVEAFEKVVLPALHRYRPDLIVVPSGFDGSGVDPMGRMMVNSSGYRALTKMLLGAAKELTGGRIVMTHEGGYSEMYVPYCGLAVIEEMCGHYTAIPDPWDRLMQQWGGMDVQPHQTAVIDRAARLVQNIRQP